The following DNA comes from Gemmatimonadaceae bacterium.
TGGCGTGTTCAGCCGGGTGCCCTTCACCGAATTCACCAACGAAGGCTCCTCACGCCGTTTCGTTCGGCGTGACTCGGTTTTCTTGGGCCGGATACGGAAATGCCGCGACTTCCAGTCGCGGAAGGTGCGGCCAATCATATCCGATGCACATCGTTGACGCGAACCTGTCGGTGAAGAGTAAACCCGAAACCGAGGAGAATCTGTGGCAGTATTATTGGTGACGTACGATCTCAACAGTCCCGGGCAGGCTTACACGAATTTGTTGGGTTACATCAAGACGTTCTCGTGGGCGAAGCTCTCCGAGTCGTCTTACGCGATTCGCACCAATGAATCACCGACCGTCGTGCGAGATCGCATCAGACAGATCACCGACACGAACGATAACGTGTACGTGATCACCTTAAGGCAGCCGTATTCTGGATGGGGGCCGAAAGAGGTGAACGACTGGCTTGACAACAACCTCACATAAACGGTCCGCCGTTAGGGCCTACGATGTTCGAGCCGGGCCCCCCATGACGTGACGTGACCTCCGAAATCTGATCCACGCTGCATGTTAGTCCCAGCCGAGGGGGACGCATGTGGAAGAGTCGGTTTACGGAGGCCCAGATCGTGGCGGTGCTGCACGAGTGGGACGCGGGGGCGAAGACGTCGGACCTGGTGCGCCGCCACGGCGTCACCGAGCAGACGCTGTATCGCCGGAAGAAGAAGTACGGCGGGATGCAGGTCGCGGAGGCGAAGCGGCTCAAGGCGCTCGAGGAGGAGAATCGGCAGCTCAAGCGGCTGGTGGCCGACCAAGCACTGAATCTTCAGGTCGTGAAGGACCTGCTGGGGAAAAAGGTGGCGACGCCCGAGCAGCGGCGGAGGGTCGTCGAGCACGCGATGAAATCCGCCGGCCTCTCCGAGCGCCAAGCGTGCCGCTACACCGGCTTCGCGTGGTCGTCGCAGCGCTATCAGTCACGCAAGGACGCGCCGCAAACGCGAAAGGCTCCGGCGGAGGGCGGCCCACGCGGGTCTATATCTGCGACACAACGCCGCTAGCACTGCCTCAGCAGCATGTGGGCTTGCAGCTAACCAGCCGACGAGCGTTCGGCCTTTTTGCTGGACGCGCGCGCCGCGCCGCGCCGCGCTGCGCAGCGCACGCAGCGGCCGCCGCGTGCGCTGCGCGGTGAGAGGAGCTATAGGCCGTCGAATCGCAGGCCCGTCAGTTCCGAGATCTCGTCAATCGTCGAGTCCAGCACGCCATCGGGGGTCTCGATGTCAAGTTCGAGCGGGCCCGCCTCATCGAGTTCGTCACTCTGGTCCAAAATGAAGGCCCGATGAACCAAGGCATCCCCTTCAACCCACGCGATGATCTTCCAGAACCGGAGCGGGACACGGATGCGAGTCGAGAACGCCGCGGTGGACTCCTTACTTCGGAGCGAGTCAAACGTTGGATCATCGGCCTGAAGAATCGGACCCACAAACTCGATGAGACGAGCGCTCTCGGCCTTCGCTTGTCCGACCACCTCACGCTCGACTCGGTACCATTCACGTGACCCGTTGAATGCTGCGATCTGCGGGCAGACGTTGGTCAAGGTAAAACTGTGGATGTCCGCCTGCCGCCGCTCGGCGGCGCTGCCGAAAATGACGTACTCGCGCGCCGCCTGATGTCCTCGCTGCAGCATCTGCGAGAAAATAGAGTCGTCCGGCTGATGCTCTTCAGCGATACGAGGATCGTACGACCACGGCGGCCGTTGCCCGAGACTTCCGGAGGGTCGTCGCGCTCCGTCGATATTGACCGCCGCGAACACGGGTAACCGACGCCGCGCATGCATTGCAGTCGTGAAGTGCCGGAAGGGCAAGAGGTATTCCTGCGGTCGGTCCACGCGAGGCGCCAGCGCGCGCCGAAGCGTCGGCGTGGGAGTCGGCAGCGGGATCGTGAATCCCTCCAAAAAGTCTGGATCGTAGCCGAGCGAGTCTGGAAATTGGTCCAGTGCTCGCCGCGTGATCTCCAAGCCCTCCGGCGCGAGAGCAAGCCGTCGCGTCCCACTGCGCGCACCGACGGCCGAAAGAGGCGTTGCCACTTCGACTGGCGTGGCCAGCGGCCCGTCCGCGACGAATCCGGCCGCTGTCCGAATGATGCCAAGCGCACGCGTGGCACTGGCTTGAAACGGATTGTCTGCGTTGCCGGCAATTTCGCCAAGTCGTGCAAGAATGCGGCTCACGCGCACGCCCTCGTTCGACACGTACTGAATGCTCGCGTCGTCGTCATCAGGCCGCGCCGCCCGATTATCACGCCGCAGCACCACGGGCTGGCCGCGGACGGTGCGGACCGCCGGTACGCCCCGCCGATGCAACGCCACGACAAACCATTGATCGTTCATCACGGGTGAGCCCGAGGAGCCCCGCACTGTATCGGTCTCGTAGTAGATAAAGCTGTTGCCTTCTAGCTGACTTGCGTCCGCGGTCTCGTCATACGGATAGACCGTGACACGGTTGTTGCGAATGGCCAAATGCTTCTGTCGACCGTTCGGGTGCTGGATAATGCTGGCGTACTCGTCGCGAACGATCTTCCCGGTTTCCTCAAACAGGCGGAGATAGCCGAATCGGCTCAGACGCGTTCCATCCGTGGCCACCGGCAGGACGCTCACGATGGAGAAATCGAGTGCCTCGTCTGCGACAAAAATGTCCAGAGGATCCAGGCGAAAGACATGAGGGGTCAAGGGCAGCCCGCGAGCATCGTCGGATGCGTCAAATGTAGCGGTTGCTGCCAATGCCCAATCGGAGGAGCGCAAGACATGCTGGTTGGTCATCAGCAGGTTTGGCGCAATGAGAAATCCGGTCGCGAAGCCCGTCCCTCGTCCATCAACCGGGATCTCGATGCGCCCGACGGCACGTGCCGCACGTAACCCGATGTCGAGATAACGAATCGGCAGGATGTCGCTCCCTTCGATGATGCTCTCAAAGAACACACGGTCGGTTGGCAGTAGAAAATTGCGCCGGCGATTCAGCATGTCCGCTTCAACCTCCGGCGTTGTCCCGCGCGC
Coding sequences within:
- a CDS encoding DNA/RNA non-specific endonuclease; this translates as MGRIDMSDALRSAARYAAAKARQARGTTPEVEADMLNRRRNFLLPTDRVFFESIIEGSDILPIRYLDIGLRAARAVGRIEIPVDGRGTGFATGFLIAPNLLMTNQHVLRSSDWALAATATFDASDDARGLPLTPHVFRLDPLDIFVADEALDFSIVSVLPVATDGTRLSRFGYLRLFEETGKIVRDEYASIIQHPNGRQKHLAIRNNRVTVYPYDETADASQLEGNSFIYYETDTVRGSSGSPVMNDQWFVVALHRRGVPAVRTVRGQPVVLRRDNRAARPDDDDASIQYVSNEGVRVSRILARLGEIAGNADNPFQASATRALGIIRTAAGFVADGPLATPVEVATPLSAVGARSGTRRLALAPEGLEITRRALDQFPDSLGYDPDFLEGFTIPLPTPTPTLRRALAPRVDRPQEYLLPFRHFTTAMHARRRLPVFAAVNIDGARRPSGSLGQRPPWSYDPRIAEEHQPDDSIFSQMLQRGHQAAREYVIFGSAAERRQADIHSFTLTNVCPQIAAFNGSREWYRVEREVVGQAKAESARLIEFVGPILQADDPTFDSLRSKESTAAFSTRIRVPLRFWKIIAWVEGDALVHRAFILDQSDELDEAGPLELDIETPDGVLDSTIDEISELTGLRFDGL
- a CDS encoding transposase, encoding MAVLHEWDAGAKTSDLVRRHGVTEQTLYRRKKKYGGMQVAEAKRLKALEEENRQLKRLVADQALNLQVVKDLLGKKVATPEQRRRVVEHAMKSAGLSERQACRYTGFAWSSQRYQSRKDAPQTRKAPAEGGPRGSISATQRR